A single window of Bacteroidales bacterium DNA harbors:
- a CDS encoding outer membrane lipoprotein carrier protein LolA → MKHLLIIVLFLLYGILYGQDESSYVKVTNTSELINKIKEMSEATKTIESDFTQEKHLSMLEEVIISKGYFCYKKENNIRWEYIEPIKYLIIIHDGIFTINDGIKIQKYDTKSNKIFKEINDIIVNSVQGNILNNPQFVISYFENNNYFLAKLIPNKKEMSNFITCIEIYFDKNNFSVSKIKMIEPADDFTCITFTNKKLNEEVPDTKFFAN, encoded by the coding sequence ATGAAACATCTGTTAATTATTGTTTTGTTTTTATTATATGGCATTTTGTATGGACAAGATGAAAGTAGCTATGTTAAAGTTACAAACACATCTGAACTTATTAATAAAATAAAAGAAATGTCCGAAGCCACAAAAACCATTGAGAGCGACTTTACACAAGAAAAGCATCTTTCAATGCTTGAGGAAGTTATAATAAGTAAAGGGTATTTTTGTTATAAAAAAGAAAATAATATCAGGTGGGAGTACATTGAACCAATAAAATATTTAATCATAATTCATGATGGCATATTTACTATTAATGATGGAATAAAGATTCAGAAATATGACACCAAATCGAATAAAATATTTAAGGAAATTAATGATATAATTGTTAATTCAGTACAAGGCAATATTTTAAATAATCCTCAATTTGTTATTTCATATTTCGAGAATAATAATTATTTTTTGGCAAAACTAATACCCAATAAAAAGGAAATGTCGAATTTTATTACCTGTATCGAAATTTATTTTGATAAAAATAATTTTTCGGTTTCAAAGATAAAAATGATAGAACCGGCAGATGATTTTACCTGCATTACTTTTACTAATAAGAAATTAAATGAAGAAGTTCCTGATACAAAGTTTTTTGCTAATTAA